Proteins from a genomic interval of Phlebotomus papatasi isolate M1 chromosome 3, Ppap_2.1, whole genome shotgun sequence:
- the LOC129807556 gene encoding beta-1,4-glucuronyltransferase 1 produces the protein MITRRNWLLRCSILINIAVLLYICSQLIIDSGNVPIAPSYIVQFNPDKQNLHTESSSGNKLSNQVENGLRENLKKDDVPQVEEEQQQLQHMKEIVDNNGEDSRFEVPTEANNHGNKILNEMVYQDINLGSTNTTYSESLLNDKDLENRLRSLIKCHDRDYKAKTEQRGDFWVLKNYIRAEHGEIRCYESITYTTHADYTFLDNLIPLLERWMAPISIALHAPGFDFPVTINAIKYLRDCPSEAHLVRQFVTFHIYFSSKHIPKSVPKYDKVFETSYNCSNPPPFANISYAQLYKTQKKLLYPVNVGRNIARDAALTHYFFASDIELYPNPGLVRKFLEMVARNDATIQRPKPKVYPLAIFEVDSSVNVPHDKTELQEQFRKGKIIPFHKKLCPSCHGVPKSKEWMAANETEELGVFHIGKRVGYYLHWEPIYIGTHDDPHYDERLSWEGKSDKMTQGYALCALDYEFHILDNAFLVHKPGIKTLKRDPKRAMLAAKTNQLIRKIIYPELQVMYGVRKGCAI, from the exons ATGATCACCCGGCGAAATTGGTTGTTGCGCTGCAGTATTCTCATCAATATCGCTGTATTGCTGTATATTTGCAGTCAGTTGATCATCGATAGTGGAAATGTTCCTATTGCACCTTCATACATTGTGCAATTCAATCCGGATAAACAGAATCTCCACACTGAGTCTTCAAGTGGGAATAAACTCTCTAATCAAGTT GAAAATGGCTTGAGAGAAAACCTCAAGAAAGATGATGTTCCCCAAGTTGAGGAAGAACAGCAGCAACTGCAGCACATGAAAGAGATTGTTGACAATAATGGAGAAGATAGTCGTTTTGAAGTGCCAACAGAGGCGAATAATCATGGTAATAAGATTCTGAATGAGATGGTCTATCAGGACATTAATTTAGGTAGTACAAATACAACATATTCAGAAAGTCTTCTCAATGATAAGGATTTGGAAAACCGACTGAG ATCATTGATCAAATGCCACGATAGGGATTATAAAGCAAAGACAGAACAGAGAGGTGATTTTTGGGtgttgaaaaattatattcgagcAGAACATGGTGAAATTCGTTGTTATGAGAGCATTACATATACAACACATGCTGATTATACTTTTCTGGACAATTTGATACCTTTGCTCGAAAGATGGATGGCACCAATAAGTATTGCACTTCATGCGCCAGGTTTCGATTTTCCTGTCAccattaatgctataaaataTTTGAGAGATTGTCCATCTGAGGCCCATTTAGTACGACAATTTGTAACTTTTCACATTTACTTCAGCAGTAAACATATTCCAAAAAGT gTTCCGAAGTACGATAAAGTTTTCGAAACATCATATAATTGTTCAAATCCACCACCATTTGCAAACATATCTTATGCTCAATTAtataaaacacagaaaaaacttCTCTACCCTGTGAATGTTGGGCGAAATATTGCCCGAGATGCAGCTCTCACTCACTATTTTTTTGCAAGTGACATTGAATTGTATCCAAATCCTGGTTTAGTGAGAAAATTTCTCGAAATGGTGGCAAGAAATGATGCTACAATACAAAGGCCAAAACCCAAGGTATATCCTCTGGCAATTTTTGAAGTAGACAGCTCTGTGAATGTACCACATGACAAAACGGAACTGCAGGAACAATTTCGCAAAGGGAAAATTATTCCATTTCACAAGAAACTCTGTCCAAGTTGTCATGGTGTACCAAAGTCAAAAGAGTGGATGGCAGCCAATGAGACAGAGGAATTGGGTGTTTTTCATATAGGAAAACGTGTTGGATATTATCTACACTGGGAACCCATTTATATTGGCACGCATGATGATCCTCACTATGATGAAAGATTGAGTTGGGAAGGCAAAAGTGATAAAATGACACAG GGATATGCACTTTGTGCTTTGGACTATGAGTTTCATATTCTGGATAATGCTTTCTTGGTGCACAAACCAGGCATTAAAACACTAAAGAGAGATCCTAAGCGAGCAATGCTAGCTGCTAAGACAAATCAACTCATCCGTAAAATCATATATCCGGAACTTCAGGTGATGTATGGTGTGAGAAAGGGTTGTGCTATATAG
- the LOC129807577 gene encoding uncharacterized protein LOC129807577 — MEISSQSAISHSLLTSETIEVLTKLGISSVRKFLEATTEDIIRACQLSKESIALIKKDLGSFLLIQKRHLLQIKSVPSLDDFLGGGLIVGHVYEICGPLSVGKTIFCQIIALKLAQKGIGCFYVDVNGDLLLRSMVDILMDMRRIQAEFKTILKVIRVHRVSNFSTLKVLLQFILDNRTSLKAYGLLIVDSIAPFHVMNIDIDRKDHLAKSKIARDCYKLMYEVAKDCNITVILTNLILNCEDDSKIPSGCFNIGLKLNETIPDLPFTRLRMQFHEKDPAKREVSVIASDNLEKNTKIIIDLTQY; from the exons atggaaataagTTCACAAAGTGCTATATCACATTCCTTACTTACATCCGAAACAATTGAGGTATTAACCAAATTAGGTATAAGCTCAGTGAGAAAATTCTTAGAAGCTACTACAGAAGACATAATTCGAGCGTGTCAGCTTTCAAAAGAATCGATCGCTCTGATAAAAAAAGATTTGGGAAGTTTCTTGCTAATCCAGAAAAGACATCTCCtacaaattaaaagtgtaccaaG tttggATGACTTCCTCGGAGGTGGACTGATAGTAGGACATGTTTATGAAATATGTGGTCCTCTCAGCGTGGGAAAGACAATTTTTTGTCAGATTATTGCTCTGAAATTGGCCCAGAAGGGTATTGGATGCTTTTACGTGGATGTTAATGGAGATCTGTTACTTCGTAGTATGGTGGACATCCTGATGGATATGAGAAGAATTCAGGCAGAATTTAAAACCATCCTAAAAGTTATACGTGTTCATAGAGTTTCAAACTTTAGCACTCTGAAAGTACTTCTGCAATTTATTTTGGATAATAGAACTTCACTAAAAGCATATGGATTACTTATTGTCGATTCCATAGCCCCTTTTCACGTGATGAACATCGATATTGATCGAAAAGATCATTTGGCAAAATCCAAAATTGCACGAGATTGCTATAAACTCATGTACGAGGTGGCTAAGGATTGCAATATTACGGTAATACTCACAAATCTAATATTGAATTGTGAAGACGACTCAAAGATACCCTCAGGATGTTTCAATATTGGTCTCAAGTTAAATGAAACAATTCCTGATCTACCCTTCACTCGTCTAAGGATGCAATTTCACGAAAAGGATCCTGCCAAAAGAGAGGTTTCTGTTATTGCATCTGATAatctagaaaaaaatacaaaaattattatagatTTAACCCAATACTAA
- the LOC129807539 gene encoding nuclear hormone receptor FTZ-F1 beta: MASTSESGRASNISVTSINCEQDDIQQSALEVATANQGNISGSVLTTRATTPNHFYGGGGSIRISVPKMEESDESDNELLTIEESAKVNMRSKSESNNSKTAPRPMSWEGELSEHEDVMDVDNVTGNGDGSKLAEYPGIDKFNHPVIKVEQRDLETKEEKAPEEAISLTAKVSNETTNATAIDSTSKHIIQNDVVNLKVESNLPEFNSSVQAPLLVRSKTTLLPANPSPDSAIHSVYTHSSPSQSPLTSRHNIYTPSLSRNNSDASHSSCYSYSSEFSPTHSPIQGRHSMYGSVALNGSPLHHSVLYRPTVYSVDAESTANRACFDDSTTLESETLPSAGISRQQLINSPCPICGDKISGFHYGIFSCESCKGFFKRTVQNRKNYVCVRGSACPVTIATRKKCPACRFEKCLQRGMKLEAIREDRTRGGRSTYQCSFTLPGSMLSPSVISSSDSSGCHQNYRMNVPPLKVESCESGPMSGSKPRIPSLLQEIMDVEYLWQYNESELLRLNQPPAVTGSVPNGTQATNPLLASAGLSQSDNSNPDLIANLCNIADHRLYKIVKWCKSLPLFKNISIDDQICLLINSWCELLLFSCCFRSISTPGEIRISQGKSVTLAQSRSSGLQACVERMLNLTDHLRRLRVDRYEYVAMKVIVLLQSDTSELKEPEKVRTSQEKALQALQAYTLAHYPESPAKFGELLLRIPELQRTCQVGKEMLTIKSKDGDEFDLLMELLRGEH, translated from the exons atGGCAAGTACTAGCGAAAGTGGACGGGCTTCAAATATAAGTGTCACAAGCATTAACTGTGAACAAGATGACATCCAACAAAGTGCTCTTGAGGTTGCGACAGCGAATCAGGGAAATATTTCAGGAAGTGTACTGACAACAAGAGCCACTACCCCAAACCATTTTTACGGTGGTGGTGGAAGTATTCGGATTTCTGTACCCAAAATGGAAGAGTCTGATGAGTCTGATAATGAATTGCTAACAATTGAGGAGAGTGCTAAAGTGAATATGAGGAGCAAAAGTGAAAGCAATAATTCCAAGACTGCCCCCAGGCCAATGTCGTGGGAAGGTGAACTATCCGAGCATGAGGATGTAATGGATGTGGATAATGTGACTGGCAATGGGGATGGGTCAAAATTAGCTGAATATCCaggaattgataaatttaatcatCCAGTTATAAAAGTAGAGCAGCGAGATTTGGAAACTAAAGAGGAAAAGGCACCAGAAGAAGCAATTTCTCTCACAGCTAAAGTCTCTAATGAGACCACTAATGCAACTGCGATAGATTCTACTTCAAAGcacataattcaaaatgatgTGGTTAATTTGAAAGTGGAATCTAATTTACCAGAATTCAATTCATCTGTGCAGGCACCTCTTTTAGTGCGTTCAAAAACTACCCTTTTACCTGCAAATCCCAGTCCTGACTCAGCAATACACTCAGTGTACACACATAGCTCTCCAAGCCAATCACCTCTTACGTCGCGACATAATATATATACACCTTCCTTGAGTCGCAATAACAGTGATGCTTCACACAGTAGTTGCTATTCTTATAGTTCAGAATTCAGCCCAACACACTCCCCCATTCAAGGACGTCATAGCATGTATGGTAGCGTAGCTCTCAATGGTTCACCTTTGCATCATTCTGTGCTCTATAGACCAACAGTATATTCCGTTGATGCGGAATCTACAGCAAATAGGGCATGTTTTGATGATTCCACGACACTGGAGAGTGAGACATTACCATCAGCCGGAATATCAAGGCAACAGCTCATCAATAGTCCTTGTCCCATTTGTGGTGACAAGATCTCTGGATTCCACTACGGAATTTTTTCCTGTGAATCATGCAAGGGTTTCTTTAAGCGAACCGTTCAGAATAGGAAAAATTATGTTTGTGTCCGAGGATCAGCATGTCCAGTTACAATTGCGACGAGAAAAAAGTGTCCAGCGTGTCGATTTGAGAAGTGCCTTCAGCGCGGCATGAAACTTGAAG cAATTCGGGAAGACAGAACACGTGGTGGTAGATCCACATATCAATGTTCGTTTACACTTCCGGGTTCTATGCTTTCGCCATCCGTAATATCATCATCGGATTCTTCGGGATGTCATCAAAACTACCGGATGAACGTGCCACCACTGAAAGTTGAATCATGCGAGAGTGGCCCAATGAGTGGTTCTAAGCCACGTATACCATCACTTTTACAGGAAATTATGGATGTAGAATATCTTTGGCAGTACAACGAATCTGAACTGCTAAGACTTAACCAGCCACCAGCAGTGACTGGTAGTGTACCGAATGGAACACAAGCAACGAATCCTCTGCTCGCTAGTGCTGGATTATCACAATCGGACAACTCAAATCCCGATTTAATCGCAAATTTATGCAATATAGCCGACCACAGGCTCTACAAGATTGTAAAATGGTGCAAGAGTCTTCCCTTGTTCAAAAACATTTCG ATCGATGATCAAATTTGTCTCCTAATTAATTCATGGTGCGAATTGCTTCTGTTTTCGTGTTGCTTCCGATCTATTTCGACTCCAGGCGAGATTCGAATATCACAAGGGAAATCTGTAACCTTGGCTCAGTCACGATCTAGTGGACTTCAG gcATGTGTTGAAAGAATGTTGAATTTGACTGATCATTTGAGGCGCCTTCGTGTTGATCGCTATGAATATGTGGCAATGAAAGTCATAGTTTTACTGCAATCAG ACACATCAGAATTGAAGGAACCTGAAAAAGTGCGCACAAGTCAAGAGAAAGCCCTTCAGGCACTTCAGGCTTACACATTAGCTCATTATCCTGAATCACCTGCTAAATTTGGAGAGCTTTTGCTACGAATTCCTGAATTGCAACGGACTTGCCAG gtCGGTAAGGAAATGTTAACAATAAAATCAAAGGATGGTGATGAATTTGATCTACTTATGGAGTTATTGCGAGGTGAGCattga